The Miscanthus floridulus cultivar M001 chromosome 7, ASM1932011v1, whole genome shotgun sequence genome includes a region encoding these proteins:
- the LOC136463745 gene encoding serine/threonine-protein kinase OXI1-like codes for MAPSPPQQLSLALADLRALSVLGQGARGVVFHVVPVAAAGDSAAAGAGEPMALKAMSRAAARHKGAGGTCGGDGHRRIWFERDVLLSLHHPLLPSLRGIVATDAVVGFAISRCPGGDLKSLRRRWRAQTTFPETVIRFYAAELVLALEHLHGLGVVHRDLKPENILIQDSGHIMLVDFDLSTTLPPPPPPPPPEPDATPARATSLSPSSSHHHRRKNKKAAMVLACFSRHAASPETTSQSPPSTSMTASSASSCCSPGARTPVKSNSFVGTEDYVAPEIVAGSGHDYAVDWWGLGVVIYEMLYGRTPFRGRSRRETFHRVLTAPPELPGEATPLRDLITRLLEKDPGKRLGAHGVKRHAFFTGVDWDRVLDVARPPFIPSPDENDANAGAVVETEALDVEKVVLEVFGSSGAGETQLMEVCSHGGTDDDFSIFF; via the coding sequence ATGGCGCCTTCACCGCCGCAGCAGCTAAGCCTTGCCCTTGCGGACCTCAGGGCACTGTCCGTGCTCGGCCAGGGCGCCAGGGGCGTGGTCTTCCACGTCGTGCCCGTCGCCGCAGCCGGGGACAGCGCCGCTGCAGGCGCAGGCGAACCTATGGCGCTCAAGGCCATGTCCCGCGCCGCCGCGCGGCACAAGGGCGCAGGAGGCACGTGCGGTGGTGACGGGCACCGGAGGATCTGGTTCGAGCGCGACGTCCTGCTGTCGCTCCACCACCCGCTGCTCCCGTCCCTCCGCGGCATCGTGGCCACCGACGCCGTCGTCGGCTTCGCCATCAGCCGCTGCCCCGGCGGCGACCTCAAGTCGCTCCGCCGCCGCTGGCGCGCCCAGACCACGTTCCCGGAAACCGTCATCCGGTTCTACGCGGCGGAGCTGGTGCTCGCGCTCGAGCACCTCCATGGCCTCGGCGTCGTGCACCGCGACCTCAAGCCGGAGAACATCCTCATCCAGGACTCAGGCCACATCATGCTCGTCGACTTCGACCTCTCCACCACGTTGCCACCGcctccgcccccgccgccgccggagccggaCGCGACCCCGGCACGCGCCACCTCGCTTTCACCTTCCTCATCACATCACCACAGGCGCAAGAACAAGAAGGCCGCTATGGTTCTCGCGTGCTTCTCCCGCCACGCAGCTTCGCCGGAGACTACGTCCCAGTCCCCGCCGTCCACTTCCATGACCGCCTCGTCCGCGTCGTCCTGCTGCTCGCCGGGCGCTCGGACGCCAGTTAAGTCGAATTCGTTCGTGGGCACGGAGGACTACGTGGCGCCGGAGATCGTAGCCGGCAGCGGGCACGACTACGCGGTGGACTGGTGGGGCCTCGGCGTGGTGATCTACGAGATGCTGTACGGACGCACCCCGTTCCGAGGCCGGAGCCGGCGGGAGACGTTTCACCGCGTGCTCACCGCACCGCCGGAGCTGCCCGGCGAAGCCACGCCGTTGCGTGACCTCATCACCAGGCTCCTCGAGAAGGACCCTGGGAAGCGACTAGGCGCGCACGGCGTCAAGCGGCACGCCTTCTTTACTGGCGTGGACTGGGACCGCGTCCTCGACGTGGCGCGCCCACCGTTCATCCCATCGCCCGATGAAAACGATGCTAACGCCGGAGCGGTGGTGGAAACCGAAGCGCTGGACGTGGAGAAGGTCGTACTTGAAGTGTTCGGCTCGAGTGGCGCCGGCGAGACGCAGCTTATGGAGGTCTGCAGCCACGGAGGGACAGATGACGATTTCTCCATATTTTTCTGA